Genomic DNA from Corylus avellana chromosome ca4, CavTom2PMs-1.0:
cctagggcttaaaaattcttgctttctcttttgtgataagcgccaaaagtttaaggacactttctcaaagagaaaaataaacaagatagtgaaacaaataaaatcaaaagatcatattctaaaaggaatttatttcactatgtcaaacttgtgcaaaatgtattacaaagagaaatgtataggatgagagtggctaggctctagtatgataaggtttgacttttgatttgatatacttgtcaaaacctcatggtggtgaaactttttcctcattttgtcagttgaaattttttttctttggatagcttacacacacactacacaagcatgggttgaatggaacatttttctttgcttgggttaagcaatatgagtttcttgcaatttctagtctcatgtatattttgcatatttgaagcatgtttgggatattcattgtgcaatacatgagtcattgatgtgtgtatcatgtgtgttcatttgacttttgagagggagaaacatgttttgcttttttagcttcttgttgattattgagtcatatgttgagggAGAGTTTTTGGTGATGTGAGTTCATGATCATGCATTCTACGTTATTtttttcctgttccacatatgccttgatgtattttgtgaagtgtttcaagAAATATGAAGGCTTTTTGTCATTCGATGACAAAAAGGAGGAGTAAATAtagggagatgatgggattggcttgacattttggttttgtcactgaattgccaaagagagagtttgttagttcttgtgttggcttaattcagttccaaaatgcagaggctactgttcataggctcaaacactgatatagaatgctcagaatccaatctctaccattcataatgtagattcatgtgtcatgaacgtccctgcaaaatttcagctcagtCGAACCACAAACGTCCATCGATCGTAGCTATTGATCAaaactggacagcatttccagaatgcctgtccggacagccaaAAGCTGGGTCCAGACCCAAGTTCCAGAAAGCTGGGTCCAGACCCAAGTTCCAGAAAGCTGCAATTGAGAGTCAGGTCCAGAccgtcagaagctgggtccggacccaatttccagcaagTCCATTTTATATGGCCTGTCCGAACACAAGACTTGGATGTTTGGACACCACgtggttacgcatatgtaaccctagctgTGCACGGACACCCACTTATTCCTGTCCGAACACGACTGCTGAAtggtgttttattttctatttaagcaaaCTGCTTTGCCTATTATACGTACGTATTTTTGGGAACAAaaacagagagcttagagagagatattgttctagtttatgtgagtaaagattaaatacgtgaagccaatcggagttccggtgaaaggaaatcttatagaagaattgtgccagatgttctggaaagggctactgcggtagaagtcaagtgggtcgcttgtcgtgtacaaggaagagtaaattgcaaagttttgtaattcttcttgtattccttattcttcttatagtggattgatttcctgggtttggctgccccggagaagttttatatttagagagttctctaaatggttttctcttcgtagccaaatatttgtgttcttgtttttcattacatatctgtatttggttgattattaattgttaggttagatcttattccgcttaatatttgtgaatcacctagacatttgaatagatGTCGTTTGGagtcattttttgaattttcaacatataccctaaaaattttataggttacatctttctttatattttatttcaatataagactttcaaatacaaatatattcCTTAAATTATATAGGGTTAACAAATATAATctaaatctcttaatttaaaaaatacaaatcaacatttattacAAATcttttatatccttaacatcCTTCCATGGCTACAACAACTATCCTCTTTTTCTAATCTACTTCTCTTAATAAATCTCAGCTACCCTTCAGTTGTTTTAGAAGAAAATAGGTTATTCTTATATACATGTGATGTATATGATctatgaaacaaaaaatagcAGCAAAATTAAGATAGAAATGAGATCgaagaagataaaataaaaattattctaaatAAAGATCAAGAACTTTCTTCATAGAGTTTTCCACACCATAAAAACAGATTACAAATACTAATTTGAAGACATAATGAGCAATAAAACCACATGCTCTTCACTTATTTAATACAGACACGTACGATAAGAACTCCAGTAGAGAGATCTGCTCCCAAAACATTAATACACAAGCAAAAATACACAGAGCTTGCTTTTTATGATTACATAATTAATAGGTGTAGATCAGGACACATCCCTTTTATCATGCCTTCACAAGATGTGCATCAACATCCTTAGCGATGTTAAGCATCATGGTGAAGTACTTGTTTGGTGCAGGAACATCAGCTCTCAGTTTCTCATATTCAATACTCAATGTCGCCAAGCTGCCACCAGCCTTGGGAGTAACCTTAAAGATGGGCTTAAAGGTCTTGTAACTCTTCATCACATCTCCTTCAACACCAACAAGAGTTACTGTCTTGCTTGCATCATCAAACTCAACCTTCTCTTTGAAAACCTCGGCATTCCCCTCTATATATGGTTTTCACAAggaaacaattatatatataaagacattAAATTCAGTttcacaagaatatatatatatatatatatatatatatatatatatatgaacatctAATAATAGCTGTTAAAAATATAATGCTATTATGCTTTTAGTTTTCTTTAAGAGTAATGGTATTTGATAGACTATTATCCAACTACTATACAACTTATCAAATCAcatgacaatgaaaatcaacctCCTAAATCCTAATCAACAAGGATTTATAgttgattttcactatcacgTCATCTCAATCGTTAGCACTCTCTTGTACCATAGTTCAATGTTAAAACCATTTAATGTACTTGatctgacaaaaataaaaattaaaaaataaaaagaactgGGAATGCAGTGTAGTCCAAGTTAGTAGGGTGGTGTGATTGGCTTACCCACGGTGTATTTCCAGAGCTTGACAGAGCCATGTGTCTCCCAATCACCTTCATGCACCTCAACTGCCTGTATATGGTCAGGAGTGGCATTGGGAACTTGGTGGGCTTGTTTCTTAAAGATTTCGTAAAACTTCTGAGGATCTGCCTTAATCTCTATTTCAGTCTCCAACTTACCCTTTAGAGAGGCCATATTTTCCAAGCTAGTGAAAGTTATACCCAGAAACGAAGTAGCTTATAATCAACTGAAAGCTAAGCACAGATTAATGAAGATGATTTGGCTTCCCCAATAGCTAGTTTATATATAGAAGTGTGTAGCAGGCAAATTACGTGATTATTTTGGATCAAGTTATCAAGCACgtgttttgcattttctttttcaaatctagGGATGGTAATGAAGAGATAACTTCTATTTggataataattaattagaaaggTGGGATATGAGTCATTTCACATCAATTGATGTGACATATTGTTTTACATGCATGTCACACCAtattgtatattaatatacatgcATATTTCATCATGATAATAATTAAGCTCTctgaattttattatatttatatatttcaataatatgTTGTActgaaatttaaataatttaaatgacAAAGGaatttcgaaaaaaaataagttttgaaagaaaatgggtTATTGAAATGAAAAGTATGATCTTtcttaaatgaagaaaaataaaaataaaactaaactgAGAAAATGTTTTGACATAACCCAAGAAGTTGAGTACTATGGGATATCACTCAACAACTGAGAGGTCAAATAGAAAATACTCTTGACAAATCCATTGATTAAGTAGAGGTAATGCACTTAACAAATCCAACGCTTAAGTATGGGCAATATACTTAACAAGCAACTTGGATTAATCAGATGCAAAGATATAGTTGTGTACTATATATTTCTCCTATAAAGGTCACAGAAGCCATTATCCCTATCCAATAAAGATATAAATCTACTATAATTCTTCTAAACAACACCaagaagaacttcaagaggAGTGAAGATTTAAATCTAGATCTTCCCTTATCCCCTTTCACGGTAGCAGTGCTCGGTGTCTTTTCTGTATGCTCTAATGGTCTCCGTTTCTGACGGATTGCTTTAAATCTAGTTTATAAATCTAGATTTAGATCTAATCTCTTCAACTTTAGATCTGATCGTCATCTTCAGCCAATACGTGTCTTCCGAATGAATGTTTACGATGCCGTGCTCCTCCGTTGCTActtgtggggtttttgttttttgttttttattttgtttgtcttgaccttcgggttgaggatgaaTTTGTTGTCCTACCCTTTGGGTTGAGGATGGAATAGATCGGTGTGGGAGCTAAACTCTTACGGCcagatttttagtttctagttattttttatttttgttttgtaattggGCTGTCCATGTCCTAGATCTAATCTGCACAAAGTATATATGttccttaaatataattttacataaattaaCAAAAGCTGAAAGTCATTTTTATAACTTTGTAACATTCATAACTCTAAACTATGATATTTCATAGCTTTTGACTTTGTAACAAAAAGTTCAGTCCAGTCCCTGACAAGTTCAAAATCTTAAATTGGGATCCTCACCTCTATCTCTATTGGTTTGAAGTCGATTTCATTCGGATTTGATCGatactaaaattaaaagaaataatattttagtaaaaaaaaaaattcattttagcAATGATTGGCAATATGCCCGTTTCTTTTTAGCCAAATCATTTGTCTTTTACTTTGAAAGTCATCACCAAATCTTGCACCCATGTctagagtgaaaaaaaaaaatcaaatttaataatgaagATATAAACAAGCATGACCAAAATGTTAATGAAAACGATGCCCCGCTACAGTAATATGGAATTTTATGATTTATGTTGAGGATAATGTCTGGCTATGTCCAAATTTAGAGATAACAACTCTCATTTCCTTTACATTATCGAAACACACGAAATCAAGAACAAGTTTACAAACATCTATTCATATGTTGATGTTTATGGAAAGAAGAGAAGAACTGTCTGGTTTGTTTTGAGCATGTTAAGTAATCGCTGCGGCAGCAACACAACCTAGAATTATTTGTGCTGAAGGAAAATGATCAAATCGAAATCTGTGAGagtatgtaattttttattatataggcTTTTTTTGTTATTGGTTACAGTGGATAGATGTTATTATGATAACGctcaataaaataatcacaattgattatCCCTTCctaccttttgtttttcttttgttttttgtttttttttttaaaaaaaaggtttctgTCATCTTTTCACATTATTCAATtgcattaattaaaatatatctcATCAATGATCgttaattaaagtattaattttctttatgagtATGATTAAGTTGGTGGTTGAGCAAGTGAATCATATTTCAAAGATAGGGCCATATTTCTAACTTTATTGTAAGCAACTAAGCAAgcatgcataacatgatcagtAGAAAAtctagccaaaaaaataatagttaatagtttttttttttttttttccttttttttttaggtgaaaTTAATAGTATCTTAATGGAGCGACAAACGTACAAAAGTTGTCACTTATAGTAAGGGCCATGATAAAAGTAGAAGGAACAGGGATTATGGTGATACCAATAATGATAAAgtgccaaacaaaaatatatatagaagaataatCAATTCTAGAGAATAGAGTTAGGACATGTATGTGTTAATGATGTAGCTAGTGTCGTAAGAGTGAGAATGCAGAGGACtttttttatcatattaatttgttaatatcAAATATTATAATCTTTAggatttttcttaattttttttttttttttagcacatCTGACCTATCCATTCTACCTAATAAATAGACCCTTCTACCTAATAAATAGACCCTAATAAATAGACCCTTCTACCTAATAAATAGACccttttgtaaaaaaaattatattcaactaAATATAATCACAATGCAATATTTTTGGGCATTATCAATAGTACTGGACGTAGGTTTTAAGGTCGAATCACCTCAAATTTCTGTCTCTCTTTCCATTCCGctcatattatttttaactttattattatattttaacataatatcataatcatttttttgtggCCTCTTCAAATATGTTAGGAAACTACCAGTccacatttcttttcttttcttttctttttttcaaaattcaagtGTCTCTAGGTGTTGTCTTGACTTAAAAACAATATCCACCGGTTATTCAACTCTCAGTCTACATTAAGATAGAAGGGAGAATTAACCTGAAGAAAAAACGGTAGCCGCTAGAGAACCATTCTAGGAGGAAAGAAACATGCCCCTCaactcttctctttttctaaataatactgTAGTAAATCTAGTGCTGCTCACACTCTGCAGTGATTCATATTTGTCTTCTCTCTAAATTTGCTTTCAGTAGCAATCTACgaggtgaagttttttttttctgctttttgggTTTTAAATCTCTTTAGCCGTTTTCTAAGGTTTTGTTTACATGAAACCTTCAAAGTAGCAATCTTAGATCTCTGGTCTATCCTTCGTTTTCTGTCTAGTTTGTTTTTTAAAGCAAATCACTAACTGATGGCGGAGAAATTATCAGACATATGGAAAAACTGTCACTAATAGTAGAGGCAGCGAAGGAGATGGCGTTTAGGAATGAGCTTGTAGCATTGATGGAAAAGCAAAGAAATTGATGTCTATTTCAGAAAGTTCAGATGGCCTAGACAGTGGTTGGAGACGTGATTCGCCGAAATATGCTGCAAATCTGGAAACTGATTGAAACAATGACATtcaaagagataagaaaattttcattgtatttatgatattctTTTGCTATgcactatttttataaaatgaataaagaatAAGCATTGTTGTCAAAAAAGAAGGGAGAACCTATCCTACAGCCACAAGAGAGCTCACACGCCTCCAAAGCAACTGCCTCCTTTCACACTCGTTATCCTTAGCTATTTggaatgttaaatatattggaagcgaaagaaggagaaagagcCAAAGCATATAacactacattgtattgagtctgATTGGATGTAATTACAGaggcctctatatatatagagaggctatgagtgGTAAACAAAAAATCCTAGACTAATTAAGGTAGGGAATAAACCTAGAGagtaatataaaatattctaacatcctccctcaaactcaaggtgcaagcttgagtttgggaataaaaaagggaaattatatatatatatatatatatatatatataaagtcacAGGAGTGGTGGTCTAAATGTGGCAGCCGAAAGGGGTTGACGACGGCTAGCGGAGGAGCAACAGACGACAGCAACAGTGAAGGCCTTGGGCTTGGGCTAAGC
This window encodes:
- the LOC132179795 gene encoding MLP-like protein 43, producing MASLKGKLETEIEIKADPQKFYEIFKKQAHQVPNATPDHIQAVEVHEGDWETHGSVKLWKYTVEGNAEVFKEKVEFDDASKTVTLVGVEGDVMKSYKTFKPIFKVTPKAGGSLATLSIEYEKLRADVPAPNKYFTMMLNIAKDVDAHLVKA